GTTATGGTTGTTTCTTCTATACCCACGAGCCTCATACAAACACCAGTCGCTCGCAATGAGCAAATTTAGTTACTCTAAATATGAAAGAATATCAGCCTTTTTAGCAGGTGtgggtggctctgaaaagagcctttgtgttCAGATTGCGGACAGGGCAGCTCACTTGCTCTTAGTTGACTTGGAACTCTCGGTTTTCTTGGGCAGCAGCACGGACTGGATGTTGGGCAGGACTCCACCCTGAGCGATAGTCACCCCTCCGAGCAGTTTGTTCAATTCCTCATCGTTGCGCACAGCGAGTTGCAGGTGCCTGGGGATAATACGGGTCTTTTTGTTATCTCGGGCAGCGTTCCCAGCCAATTCCAGGATCTCAGCAGTCAGATACTCGAGCACTGCAGCCAAATAGACCGGAGCTCCGGCTCCCACCCGTTCAGCATAGTTGCCTTTTCTCAACAGACGATGAACACGACCAACTGGGAATTGCAGCCCAGCACGAGATGAGCGAGTCTTTGCCTTAGCACGGGTTTTTCCTCCTTGTTTGCCTCTGCCAGACATGTTAACAAAACTCTTTTCTTACCAACTAGATAAATTCTAAAATAATACGCAAAGAGCCGCTGTACCGCTTATTTATAGAGTGTACTCGGTTCGTTGATTGGGTGAGTTTCAATGCAGCCAATGGTAGAGGTGCTTTAACAGGAACCAACCAAAAGATCACAGGGCTAATCTTTGTGTTGAATGGATAATGATGCATACTTCCCCCCCTCATAAATTCGTCAGTGACGTCTTTGAAGTAGGCGTTTAGctcatgtgacaaaaatggccAATAGAAAACTCAAAGACAGAGCTGCCTCGTTTGCATGGGAGGACTATAAAACTGATCAGCGATAGAGTTTGGGTACAGTGTATAGAGACAGAATAGCGAGTTTTGGTGAAAATGCCTGAACCAACAAAGTCCGCGCCAGCACCGAAGAAGGGATCCAAGAAAGCGGTGACTAAAACCCCGAAGAAAGATGGGAAGAAGCGTAGAAAGAGCAGGAAGGAAAGTTACGCCATTTACGTGTACAAGGTGATGAAGCAAGTGCACCCCGACACCGGTATTTCCTCCAAGGCCATGGGTATTATGAATTCCTTTGTCAACGATATATTTGAGCGCATTGCAGGGGAAGCCTCCCGCCTGGCTCATTATAACAAACGTTCCACCATCACCTCACGGGAGATCCAGACCGCGGTCCGCCTGCTGCTGCCTGGGGAACTGGCCAAACACGCCGTGTCCGAGGGCACCAAGGCTGTCACCAAATACACCAGCGCCAAGTAACTGCTCCTTCTCTTGTCCTACTCCCAACAACACAAAGGCTCTTTTAAGAGCCCCCACATCTTATTTTCGGAAGATCTGTAACTTCTCTGAGGAGTCCTAATGAAAAGCAATATTCTATAGAGTGTCTGTCCTCGTACGTTACAAGAAAATGCTTTTGGCGTTCGAGACCTTATCCCTAACTTTCTGTAAATACTTGAGTTTTAACCTCGCTGTGCGAGTCTCTGGTTCTACAGTGTTATCTATAGACAATATAGTACGAGATGCCACTCGCGTTCTCAGTTTCCTTGTTTATTCTGCTCGGTTCTTTTCTACAACTTTCTCATCTTTCTTTATCTCTTAGCCCACGTTCTCaccgatagtgatgggcgaatttgcgccgtttcgcttcgccgaaaaattcacaaaacggcatttttgacgccggcgtctcgttttttctaaacgggcgtttcgcgaatttattcgctggctgcgaatcgcgcaaattcgcgcctggcgaataaattcgcccatcactactcaccgacTTTCTCTCTCATATGTCCTCGCTTCTTCTCTTGCATCTGTTTCCTACAGTTCCCCAAACACTCCCCACCATAGGTAACGCTCAGCTGGGGCTCTACAGTAGCCTGATGTCGGTGTCTGGGGTATTGGCATTATGGGTAATGGGGGTATATTACCTGCACAAAAtaataaaccccaggtccccagatATGCCAATAAAACCGCTCCAGAAGATGGATAGATTGGAAGCCTTGCCTTGCCCATGCTTGCACAAGCTGAACACCCCAATTTACCCCTTGCTTCTGGCTTCActatggcttgacaaaggggcgtgaccccgaaacgttgcactactgcataataaaattgcaagggctggccctgctactgcaactcctgtgtgccggtgaaattcttctcaCTATGGCTACTTCTGCTTGGCTGAAACTTTTCAGTATCATCTCTATGCTGACTTTGTTTAGTTTCTCTTTAATATTTATCACATGAAGTAATTTTAATATTGATAATATAGATGAATTATGGGagattacttgccctttaaatgaggTTGGATATAGGAATAGTGAATCACTTTTAGTGGTatctgtcttgtttttttttctctttattttctttcttttcccacTGCTGTTATATATGAGGTGCAGTTCCCCTAAAGAAGCACCTCCAGTATGTTTTAGAAATGTTTACATCCCAATAACAATATATACAGCAATCAAGGTTGACTGGATACCGAAAAGTCTTTAAATAGTATTGCCCAGTCTTCTTGTGAGGCACCTCCGCCGTAGGTGCAAATAAGTAATCCACCAAAAAATAGAACACAAGAAGATAGGCGCTGAGGCAGGATTAACTGCTAAATCATCAGTGTTTATTtgccaacactacatgtttcgaaccATAgaaggctctttgtcaagtgcagccactgaagcacagaggccagaaaaaatatgccatataaatgcttaaaatattctgtttttttttggtcgcagccactgcagcacagaggccagaaaaaatatgccatataaatgctgaaaatattctgttttttttagtcgcagccactgaagcacagaggccagaaaaaatatgccatataaatgctgaaaatattcatttttttgtcacagccactgaagcacagaggccagaaaaaatatgccatataaatgctgaaaatattcatttatttttgtcgcagccactgaagcacagaggccagaaaaaatatgccatataaatgctgaaaatattcaatttttttggtcgcagccactgaagcacagaggccaggaaaaatatgccatataaatgctgaaaatattctgttttttttagtcgcagccactgaagcacagaggccagaaaaaatatgccatataaatgctgaaaatattcaatttttttggtcgcagccactgaagcacagaggccaggaaaaatatgccatataaatgctgaaaatattctgttttttttagtcgcagccactgaagcacagaggccagaaaaaatatgccatataaatgctgaaaatattcaatttttttggtcgcagccactgaagcacagaggccaggaaaaatatgccatttaaatgctgaaaatattctgttttttttggtcgcagccactgaagcacagaggccagaaaaaatatgccatataaatgctgaaaatattctgttttttttggtcgcagccactgaagcacagaggccagaaaaactcaggattt
The genomic region above belongs to Xenopus laevis strain J_2021 chromosome 5L, Xenopus_laevis_v10.1, whole genome shotgun sequence and contains:
- the LOC108716542 gene encoding histone H2A type 1-like yields the protein MSGRGKQGGKTRAKAKTRSSRAGLQFPVGRVHRLLRKGNYAERVGAGAPVYLAAVLEYLTAEILELAGNAARDNKKTRIIPRHLQLAVRNDEELNKLLGGVTIAQGGVLPNIQSVLLPKKTESSKSTKSK
- the LOC108716548 gene encoding histone H2B 1.2-like, coding for MPEPTKSAPAPKKGSKKAVTKTPKKDGKKRRKSRKESYAIYVYKVMKQVHPDTGISSKAMGIMNSFVNDIFERIAGEASRLAHYNKRSTITSREIQTAVRLLLPGELAKHAVSEGTKAVTKYTSAK